From a single Arthrobacter sp. SLBN-112 genomic region:
- a CDS encoding DUF2087 domain-containing protein, translating to MSGPHWRRVLGTLGNGDARIAYAQIVLGAAPADILPEVKEQRRNRAIAGLLEAGLVEQQASGDLVASDSIFGDLLVQQPRRQPRTGLDKFLRLGRIERYPANVADRRELLARIAGEVIAPGEKLTERQVNERLLSYTDDVVLLRRYLVDFGLLERTPSGSSYSLVE from the coding sequence ATGAGCGGCCCCCATTGGCGCCGGGTCCTGGGAACGCTCGGCAACGGCGATGCCCGGATTGCCTACGCCCAGATTGTGCTCGGGGCTGCGCCTGCCGACATCCTGCCTGAAGTAAAAGAGCAGCGGCGGAACCGGGCCATCGCTGGCCTTCTCGAAGCCGGGCTCGTGGAGCAGCAGGCGTCAGGCGACTTGGTAGCGTCGGACTCGATATTCGGCGACTTGCTCGTCCAGCAGCCACGCCGGCAGCCCCGGACGGGACTCGACAAGTTCCTGCGGCTCGGCCGGATCGAACGGTACCCGGCGAACGTTGCGGATCGGCGGGAGCTCCTTGCCAGGATTGCGGGTGAAGTCATTGCGCCCGGAGAAAAGCTAACAGAGAGGCAAGTCAACGAACGGCTCCTCAGTTATACCGACGACGTTGTGCTGCTGCGCCGCTACCTGGTCGACTTTGGACTACTGGAGCGCACGCCCTCGGGCTCTTCCTACTCCTTGGTGGAGTAG